GCCGGTCTACGACGATGGGGACTCCGTACAGCGTCACCTTTTCGCGCACCACCGCCGCGCCGCGCTTGCGCGACCACGCGGGGTCCGAATAGCTCGACTTGGCGAGCGGTCCCGCCAGGTGTTCGGCCCACTCCGGTTCAATGCGCGCGACATCACGGGCCCACAGCCGTGAGGTTTCCACCAATTCGCCAGCCATGATGAACTCGGGCGGCTTCTTTGACAGTGGCGATCCGGGGAAGATCGCGAACCGGGCGCCGCGAGCGCCCATGTATTCGTTCCGAGCCTGGCGCTTGGCGCGCTTGAGGGCCCGCTCCCGGGCGGCTCCGCGCAGGTGGGCGACCGCGGACGCCTTGATCTCGCCCGATTCCTGCATTCCGATCTGCGAAAGCAGCCCCGCCAGCAAGGACCGGTGGATGGCGTCTGCGTTGCCGCCCGTGGGGTATCGCGGAACTTCCGGAACCGGGTCATGGTTCGATTGCGCGGTGTGCGCAGTACCGCGTCCAGCCGTCGCGCGATTCGCCGCTAGGGGCGATTCGCCAGCGGATTGGTGCCCGGCGGTCGGGCCGGCCGTTTGACCGGCGGCCTTCAGAGCTCGCTGCGGCGAGGTCGGCAAGACCCTGCGGGGGTTCACGCGCAGCCCCAGGCCGCGGGCCAACTCGCGCAGCTGCGCCACAACGTCCTGCCACTCGCGCACGCGCAGGTAGTTGATGTATTCGCGCCTGCACATGCGCCGAAACGCGCTACCCGATAACTCGCGCTGCATCGAACGCAGGTATTCCCACAAATTGAGGTACGACAGGAAGTCGGAGGTCGGATCCGCGAAGCGCGCGTGCATCTGATCGGCCTGCGCGCGTTCCTCATTCGGCCGCTCCCGGGGATCCTGCACCGACATCGCCGCGGTGATGATCATCACTTCGTAGACGACCCCGTGACTGGCGGATTCCAGAATCATCCGGCCCAGGCGCGGATCCATGGGCAGGGCCGCCAGGCGACGCCCGGTATCGGTCAGCCCCCTGCCGCCGACCGTCAAGGCGCCCAATTCCGTCAACAGCACGACGCCGTCGCGCACCGCCCGCGTGTCCGGTGGCTGCACAAACGGGAAGTGCACCATGTCGTCGGCGGATCCCACGACGCCGACCGCCATCATCTGCAGCAGGACCGACGCTAACGAGGTACGCAGGATCTCGGGTTCGGTGAACTCGTCCCTGGCATTGAAATCGTCCTCGGAATACAGCCGGATCGCGATGCCGTTGGCAACGCGCCCGCACCGGCCCGCGCGCTGGTTCGCGCTAGCCTGCGAAATGGGCTCGATCGGCAATCGCTGCACCTTAGTAGCCCGCGAATACCTGGAGATTCGCGCGGTGCCCGGATCGACCACATACCTGATACCGGGGACGGTCAGGGACGTTTCGGCGACGTTGGTCGCTAGCACGATGCGCCGGCCAGCATGCGGCTGGAAGACGCGGTGCTGTTCGGCGGCCGACAGGCGCGCGTACAGCGGCACGATTTCAATGTAGTCGGGTCGCTTGTCGTCGTTAGTCCGCGCCCCGAAATGACCGGCGAGGGCGTCCGCGGCGTCGAGGATTTCCCGCTCGCCGGAAAAGAACACCAGTATGTCGCCGGGTCCCGCCTTGCACAGTTCATCCACCGCGTCGAGCACACCCGTGATCGGGTCGCGATCGCCCTTCCCGGACTTGCCCGGGCCTGCTTCCAAGTCCGTCAGCGGCCGGTAGCGGATTTCGACCGGGTACGTGCGCCCGGACACTTCCACGACGGGTGCGGGCGTGTCGCCCGTGCCGAAGTGCTCCGCGAACCGCCCAGAATCAATGGTCGCGGACGTGATTATCAGCTTCAGATCGGGACGGCGCGGCAGCAGTCTCGCCAAATACCCAAGCAAGAAGTCGATGTTGAGACTGCGTTCGTGGGCCTCGTCGATAATGATCGTGTCGTAGGCGAGCAGTTCGGGATCACGCTGGATCTGCGCCAGCAAAATGCCATCCGTCATGACCTTGACTAGCGTGTCGTCGCTGGCCTGATCCGTGAAGCGCACCTGGTATCCCACCGCCGCCCCGAGCGGGACCCCTAATTCCTGCGCGATCCGCTCGGCGACGGTCCGGGCCGCGATTCGGCGCGGCTGCGTATGCCCGATCTGTCCGGCGCGCCCGCGCCCCATCTCCAGGAGCATTTTGGGCAGCTGCGTGGTTTTCCCGGAGCCCGTTTCGCCCGCGACGACCACTACCTGATGTTCGGCGATGGCCTCCATGATGGCGGCCCGGTTGGCGCTGACCGGAAGCTGCTCGGGGTAAGTGATGGGCGGCAGCGAAACCGCGGCTCGCTTGCCAGCAGCGCGCGCAAGTTCCTGTTTGAACTGCGGATTTGGGGGGACGAGGGCTCCGCTGCGACCCTTCTTCGCGCGCGGGCTCCTGGCAGCCCGCGCCGCGCCGCCGCCCCGATGGCCGCTACTGCCCACCTGGCCGCGGGGCGATCGGTCGTTACTGCTCACAACAAACCATTGTCCCAGGTGGCGCCGACCACGTCACGACAATTTGCGTTTTTGCAGGTCGCGCCCCGTCGCCGCGGCGCGATCAACGCAACCCGGAGCAGTTGTTCTCCCAGTCGCAATCGATCAGCCACGAACCGGCTAAGTTGAGGGTTCGCTGGGCCGTGTAGGTCCACACGGTTTCGCCCGACTTCGCATTGACGGCGGAAACGGTCCGCGTGAACTCGTCCGCGATGAATACGCGCTTGCTGTCAACAGCCAAGGGCCGTCCCGTGGCCTGCCAGGCGGTTGCCCCGCTGTCCGCTTCCAGCGCAATGACGTTCGAGGTGGGGTCGGACTGGGACCCGGTGGCCGGTACTGTCGACGCAACGATGACCTTGTCGCCCATGATCAAGGGCTCATTCGCGCCGCCCGCACCGACCGGCATCGGAACCGTCCACACGGGCTTGTCCCAGCCGTTCGTGGCGAATGCCGCCACCTCGTTGCCCCCGCCGATCACCGCGGTCGTACCGGTCGCGGCCAAGTATGGCGTCCCTTCCACGGTGAGCCACGCGATTTCGGAACCGTGCGCATCCGCCACTACCAGCGCGGACTGGACCTGCTGCAAGCCGTTTTCCTCGTAGCCGCTCACATCATCGCCCGCCTCGTCGCGCAGCACCGTGTCCGGGTCCAGGTATGCCATCGGCGGCATACTTCCCTGATACACGACTTCGCCGTTGTCGGGCTTGATTGCAAAGTAGTATCCGCCCGATTCCGCGGGGCACGACGCGGCTACTTCACCCGAACTCGTTAGGACTTGCGACTCGTCCAGGGCGGCGCACGATCCCAATGGGCGCACACTCAACACCACGATCCCCATGCCAAGATCGGGTGCGGATAGCGATACGGCCGGTATCCATTGCGGAAGCGACGAACGGTCCGCGGCCGCGGCCGACTGGTACGCGGCGGGAACGGCCACTATGGACTGCCAGGCGGGAATCAGTCCGCGGCGAGCGGCGATCGTTAGCGCTGCGCCGTCGGCCGTCGCGACCAGGTCGTACACCGTGTCGCCCAGCACCGTGGCCTGCGGGCCCAGGGCCGTGGTGGCTCCGGTGGAGATTTGGTAGAGCGTTGACGTCAACGTGGTCCGTTCGTTGCAATACGCGAGGTCATCGCCTGCGGGCAGGCACGACATTACCGGGCCTTCGACGTCGGGAAAGATCTTTGCGGGGTCGAGCGCCCCCATCACCGTGCCGGACTCCAGGTTGACTGCGACGTCGAACGTTACCGACGGAGTGATTACATCCACGTCGATCCCGTACACAATCGGGTTCTCGTCGGTCTCGGTTGCGCCTGCGGTGTCGTTCGCATCCATGAGGGTCACGCTCGCGATGCCGAGATCCCCCGATGAGCTCCACCCGACCGACCCATCATCGGTGGCTGCGCCCGGGTCAACCGCGGTGATCGCGGCAGCCAGGTCGGAATAGGGGATCGTCCAGGCCGCGCTCGGCTCGTTCGGATAGTCGTTGATCCGCAGGGCCTGGTCCGCAACGTCGGGCTGGCCCGCCCTGTTCCCCATCGAGACCGCTACCCAGGCGCCGCCGCCTCCAACCACGATCGCCGCGGCCACCACCGATGCCACGAATGCCTTGCTTCGCCGTTTCGGGCTCGCCGCCGACCCCGGCTCCTTGGCATCGGTGGCTTCGCCACCAAATTCCGCGGCAAAGAAGTCCGCCGGCGGGGCTGTTTCCGGATCGCGCGGGGGAGTCGTTGCTGCGCCGATATTCAAAGACCTGCCCCAGCCCGCCGCCGGCGGCTTGCGCCACGCGAGGTGCCGGTCAATTTCTGGGCGGTTGAGCGCCGCAAGCCGGAGCAGGACGGTGTCATCCGCACCAGGGTTTTGGGCGATCAATGGGGCGAGCGCCGGACTGTCGTCGAGCAATTGCAACAAGCGGCGAGACGAGGTGCGCGGATCGGCGGCAAGCTCGGTGGGCGATGAGTCGGACGACATTGTCTCTCCATGAATTCGGTGCTGCCGAGCCGCGATCCGCGCCGTGCAGTCAGATTCCGGAAGTCTACGCCGTTTGGGACACCGATTCCAGACGTTGGGTCATGTCCGTCAGCTGTGCGGAGATCTCCGTAAGACGGCTCTGGCTGGCCGCGTTCACTTCACCGAGCGCGAATGTCACGTGCGCCTGCGCGGCGAGCAGGCCCAGGCTCGCCTCCTGCGCCACCGTCTCGGCGTGCCAGGCAGCGGTATCTACGTCGCCCATCATTGCCAGCGCCAGGTCGGCCCGCGCGATGGCGGCGGCCGCATCGTCGATCGCTGCCCGCCTTATCGTGTCCGACTTCGCGTCAGCATCGGCCGCCGGATCCGATTCGATCAGCGCTCCGCCCGTAACCCCAGCCGACGCAATACCGAGTGAGTCGGCACGGGACACCACGGCAGCCTGTGCGGTCGGTGCGAGTGGCAGGGTCAGTGCGAGGACTCCAGCAGCCGCCAACTTCTTTGTTCGCGCGTTCATGCCTCTATGATGGCACGCGTTCCTGAGCGGCCACTGTGCTGCGCTTAGGGGATTCGCCAGTGCGGCTGCCCCGCGCGCCCGCAGCAGGACCGAACGCGCTATCCGAACCGGAAGCGCGAAAGCGGCTGCCCCGCGCGCCCGCAGCAGGGTCACGGGGGCTTAGCGGTGCGACACGATCCGATTGCGCGGCTCAGAGCCCGCCGCTCGGCATCGCTAACGCCCAGTGCGTACTGCGTCTTGACCTGCACCTGTTTGATCGCATAGACGCACCGAAATCCCGCGTTGGGAGGCGTCCACTGATCGGCGGTCGCGGCGCCCTTGTCCTGATTGGCGGTGCCCGCGACGGCCAGCAAATTGTCCGGATCGTTGGCGAAGGCAATCCGCACGGTCCGATCCCACGCCCATGCGCCCGAGTTCCACGCATCCGCGAGCGCCACAACGTGGTCAATCTGCACGCGCGCACTGGTGCTGCCGCGCGCGAATTGAATATCCGAACCCGTGTAGGGGTCGTGCAACACGCCTGCCTGCACCACGCAGGCGCCCGCACCGGGAGCAAGCGTGACCGCCTCCAGGTCCCGCCGCAGGATGTCGTTGCGGGTATCGCAACCGTTGGAATCGATATCCGCCCACGCCTGGCCAAATTCCGCCCGCTCGTATGCGGGAACCCGCGTCGGCCGCGTGCTTCCTAGCCGTTGCACCTGAACGCGCGCGGCGGCCAGGACCTCAACGGTCACCGGATAGCGGGCGAGTGCCTTGTAGTCCTGTGCCCGCGGAAGCATCACCCCGAGCGCTAGCCCCAGCAACGTTACTGCCGCGGCCCACACG
This is a stretch of genomic DNA from Rarobacter incanus. It encodes these proteins:
- a CDS encoding HNH endonuclease family protein, which codes for MDGTRERRGDWDVIVFVWAAAVTLLGLALGVMLPRAQDYKALARYPVTVEVLAAARVQVQRLGSTRPTRVPAYERAEFGQAWADIDSNGCDTRNDILRRDLEAVTLAPGAGACVVQAGVLHDPYTGSDIQFARGSTSARVQIDHVVALADAWNSGAWAWDRTVRIAFANDPDNLLAVAGTANQDKGAATADQWTPPNAGFRCVYAIKQVQVKTQYALGVSDAERRALSRAIGSCRTAKPP
- the hrpA gene encoding ATP-dependent RNA helicase HrpA — protein: MSSNDRSPRGQVGSSGHRGGGAARAARSPRAKKGRSGALVPPNPQFKQELARAAGKRAAVSLPPITYPEQLPVSANRAAIMEAIAEHQVVVVAGETGSGKTTQLPKMLLEMGRGRAGQIGHTQPRRIAARTVAERIAQELGVPLGAAVGYQVRFTDQASDDTLVKVMTDGILLAQIQRDPELLAYDTIIIDEAHERSLNIDFLLGYLARLLPRRPDLKLIITSATIDSGRFAEHFGTGDTPAPVVEVSGRTYPVEIRYRPLTDLEAGPGKSGKGDRDPITGVLDAVDELCKAGPGDILVFFSGEREILDAADALAGHFGARTNDDKRPDYIEIVPLYARLSAAEQHRVFQPHAGRRIVLATNVAETSLTVPGIRYVVDPGTARISRYSRATKVQRLPIEPISQASANQRAGRCGRVANGIAIRLYSEDDFNARDEFTEPEILRTSLASVLLQMMAVGVVGSADDMVHFPFVQPPDTRAVRDGVVLLTELGALTVGGRGLTDTGRRLAALPMDPRLGRMILESASHGVVYEVMIITAAMSVQDPRERPNEERAQADQMHARFADPTSDFLSYLNLWEYLRSMQRELSGSAFRRMCRREYINYLRVREWQDVVAQLRELARGLGLRVNPRRVLPTSPQRALKAAGQTAGPTAGHQSAGESPLAANRATAGRGTAHTAQSNHDPVPEVPRYPTGGNADAIHRSLLAGLLSQIGMQESGEIKASAVAHLRGAARERALKRAKRQARNEYMGARGARFAIFPGSPLSKKPPEFIMAGELVETSRLWARDVARIEPEWAEHLAGPLAKSSYSDPAWSRKRGAAVVREKVTLYGVPIVVDRRVLYSRVDGAAAREMFIRHALIDGDWVAHHKFIAHNEQVRAEIEEVEARSRQRATWFDDEELYKFYDARIPAHIVSAADFDKWWRGARRDRPELLNLSVRDLVPELEALDPNRYPDAWPQGESAYPLTYQFQPGTDADGVTVHIPLAALEAVVPNGFDWMVPGMLDELVVASIKALPKALRVQLVPAPDVGASVAAWLRANTPAWADMARAGDMADSFEHSFTEAVRAVKDVRIPAGSIDRDRLPAHLRMTFRITDERSASRVVVDESKDLVALQRKFAAQAEHALRGTVRGALAAAMREAGRPAPAARSGKPFLKPGAPAHPASKSGTGPGAPGAAREQAAPIRPAQVDPWADVDRLIADIGLSTGRITSRWSSKQALALGAAPYDGKDALVRDLQRATAMRLIGEDADLTDQSSYAQAISRVRPAFEDEVYRTVGDVVAILAAGRELDVALRRATGLAQLGTVTDIRAHYGELLGPGFIASTPPAKLRHLARYLRADLHRLEKAESDPIRDQHLAARVRDVESAWKHRIVQWRTENELADSVPLSDDLAQVRWMLEELRVSLFAQQLGTDGPISEKRIHKFLGTKGW